Below is a window of Desmonostoc muscorum LEGE 12446 DNA.
GGAAGCCTATCTCACCATCAGCACTCACTTTAGCGCCGCCCATCGGCTAGCTCCTAACATTAGTCCTGAGAAATACGGTAAATGCACCCGTACTCACGGACACAACTACCATCTAGAAATCACTGTGAAAGGGAAAATCGACCCACGCACTGGCATGATTGTAGATGTAGATGCCCTGAAGCGAGTAGTGGAAGATTATGCAGTGGAGCCATTAGATCACTCCTGTTTAAACAAAGATATTCCCTACTTCGCCGAGATTGTTCCCACTACTGAAAACATTTCACTTTACATTAATAGTTTATTGGCTTCACCTATTCAAAAATTGGGAGTCGAACTCGACAAAGTTAGGCTTTTTGAAAGTCATGAACTTTGGGCAGATTATGCCAAAAACGGAACGGAAACCTATTTCACTGTCAGTACTTATTTTAGCGCCGCCCATCGGCTGGCTGACCCCAACCTAAGTCAGGAAAAAAACACCGAGATTTACGGTAAGTGTGCGCGTCCCAATGGCCACGGACACAACTATTACCTAGAAGTTACTGTCAAAGGAGAGATTGATCCAACTACTGGCATGATTGTCGATTTAGGTGCTTTAAATCAGATAATAAAAGATTATGTGGTGGAACGATTCGATCACACCTTTATAAACGAAGACGTGCCTTACTTTGCTGAAGTTGTACCTACTAGTGAGAATATCGCACTTTACATTAGTAATTTACTGCGATCGCCAATTCAAGAATTAGGATCTGAGCTTTACAAAGTTAAATTGTTTGAAAGTCCCAATAACTCCTGCGAAATCTACTGTACTGAGTCTGATTCAAATTCAGTCAGTGCAGCGGTGAATCAGCAGGTATTGGCAGGGGTTTAGGTAATTGGGCATTGGGTATGGGATGAGGGAGATGAGGAGGATGAGGGAGATGAGGGAGAATAATAACTCCTAACTCCTAACTCACCACTCCCAATGCCCAACTAAAAAAGTTTACTTACTAAGCAGTTAAAACCAGGTAGCAAAGGACTTGTTAATTCATCTTGATTAAAAATACCGACGCCGGGCGGAATGTCGCAAATACTGATAAATGCCCCAGGCTAAAACTCCAAAAAAGAGATTTAGCAAAAAGCGAGTAACTATAAACCACAAAATATAAGTGTCAAAAAGCTTCAATGGACTCAAAGGACTAATTTTCCTGCCTAAGAGAAACAGCCCAAAAATAGCATTTCCACCCAGCAGGAGGGCAAATAACACTAAACTCCTCTGCCAGTAACGGCGCTGTGGTGTACGCTCCCAAATCAGGGTAATTACAGGTTTGCCTTGTACTTTTCGCAGTAATTGTTCTAGTCGCCAAAACATCCACAACAGAAACGGAAATAAACCATAACTCAGGAAACGTAGGGGTAATGAGTAACGCCAAGCACTAGATAGAACATTAACTAAGGCATGACAGATTACAGAATTTAGCCAAGCCCTAAAAATGAACTTCCTGTCTCGATTTAACCGATTTTTAGAGGAAATATAGATTCCTAAGGCATATCCCCAAGGCGCAGAAAACATGGCGTGGACTGGCGTACCGATACTACGATCAAGAATAGATGCTGTACCGTGGAAAAGGTAAATCCAGTTCTCTTCAGCTGTAAATCCAAGGGCAACGGCTATAGTGAAGAGGAAAACGCTAGAGTGAAGTAATCGATAAGAGCGTTGCAGATAGTAGGTTGGGATAACAACCGCAGCCAACTTGCAGCCTTCTTCAATTGGGCCTATTTCCACAAGCTGGCGCAAGGCTATAGCAGGAAGCGATTGCTTAATCTGCTGCCAGTCTAGAACCGAGTTGACTACACTTTCAAAAATCCATTCCAGGCTCAGGGCTAAAATACCAGATATTGCCCCGATGATAAAAAACATCAGCAACCTGAATACAGGTGGGGCAAATGGCATCCGATAATAATAGTAGCCTAGCAGCAGCAACGGTGGTATTGCTGCCCACAACACCAGGGATAAATCAACCACTCACCTGAGCAATAATTGTACGGTGACGGTGGGTATTGTTAGCGATGGTGGGAGGTTGGAAACCCGCCTCAATAATAGCTTGCTGAATGTCCAAACCAAAATATTCATCTAAATACGGTTCGGTACTTTTGAGCAAAGTTAAAATATAAGCTGGCATTTTTTTGTACACTTCCGATTTAGGATTCATGTCCATGATTGCCAAGTAACCACCTGGACGCAGAACACGCCGGGCTTCAGCGAAAATCTGTCGAGTTGCTGATTGGGGTAATTCGTGGCACATCAAGAAAATCGAAACTAAATCAAAAGAGGCATCAGGTAATCCGGTAGATTCAGCTTGGGCATGAAGCCAATTGATTTTAGCTTGGCGCTGCTCGGCGCGGTAATGGGCAACAGCTAAGAAGTAGGGAGATAAGTCCAAGCCTGTAATTTTGGCATGGGGATAAATTTCTTGCATCGCAAAGGTACTCAAACCCACACCACAGGCCAAATCTAGAATGTTTTGGGGTTGATTGGGGAGTTGCGCTTTGAGGACATCATGATAACTTTGGCGGAGTTTAGCATCTCCTTGCGCTCCAGCATCTTGCCAAATTCCGGCATGGACAGTACGAGCCGCAACTTCTAACTCGCAAGCAGCTTTCCAAGTTAGGTTTCCACCTTCGTAGGCGTGGAATGGCCGCAAGTAGTATTCTGGGTAGGAAAGCTGGGGATTTTCTACTTTAGCTAGATCGGTTTTCCAATCACGTGCCTTTAGTGTTTCGACTTCTTGCGTCCAAGGCACACCAATTCTCTCGGCACGTTTAATCATCATCTGTCTAGCTTGATGCTTGGCTAGGTTGGCTAAAGGCTGGATTGCCAGTATGGCATTGACCAAGCGGGAAGCGAAGCCAAGATTAGTGTTTACAGCAGCAGTCATAAATCAGTTTGCATTTAACAGCCTCTTTTACTTATGACATACTTGCTGGACACGAGTCTAGAAATGAAATGAATTGAATTGTATTGAAAATAGGGAATGGGGAATAGGGAGTAGGGAGCAATGAAAATTTCGGCGTTGCTGAATCTGGGGATGAATTTATGTTACGCACAGACGCAGAGGTGGGGAGAATAAGAGTTTGAGAGATTGATTTTGTGATTTTTATACTTGTATTCAGCAATGCAGTTTGATGTTTGGAGATTGCTGGGGTTGGTGTCTTTAGCAATTAGCAATATCTATCTCAGCAGAGAGGGCAAAAAGCCGAGCGCCATATAAAAAAAGACTACAACTAATTTATTGAGTCTCAAGTATGGCAAGAGCAAGAAGAAGAGCAAGTGGCTTTTTTGGAGATTTTCAAGAATTTGCCCTCAAAGGTAGTGTAGTTGACTTAGCGATCGCCGTGATTATTGGCACTGCCTTTACTAGGGTGATTACCTCCTTAGTTGAGAATGTGATTATGCCATTGATTAACCCCTTAATTAGTGTGACTGGCAAAGACTGGAGAACAATCACCATTAGTCCAGGAATTGCGATCGGTCAGTTTCTTGGTGCAATCCTGGACTTTTTGATAATTGCTTTGATCTTATTTGTAGCAATTCGTGCCTTACAAAAATTAAAGAGGCAAGAGGATGTTGCCATTGAATCTCCACTCTCAGATCCTAAGCTTGCAGCTCAGGAAAGACTGACTGGTGCATTGGATAGGCTCAATCAGACATTGGAAGCTCGGAATAATCAAGTTTTGTAAATGGGAGTGGGAAAAGAGGACGCGGGGACGCAAAGACACAGGGAGTTCTTTCCCTGCGTCTTCCCCATGCCCTATTTTGCAGCAGGCTTGAGAGCTAACAGCATCTCTAATTCACTGGTGGATTTGTCGGGGCTGGTGGCGGTGATACCAAAACCACGAATGGAACTGAGGATGGTATTGGCTTCAGCAGAGATGAAACTATTGATTACGGGTAAAGTTTTAGTTTTGTCCATATCTAGGTAGAAATAGCCACTGTTGGGCTTTTGCAATGAACCAGTAACGGCTTTGAAAGCTTCGCTCTTGTCGAGAGATTCACTTTTGCGATTGGCGATCGCCTCAGCAACAGGGCCACCAACAGCTACAAATACAGTGTCTTGATCTAACCAACCATGTGCCAATAAAGCTCCTTGTTGGGGGATTTGCCATTCAGTTACGTCTTTACCGCCGATATTTCTGTTGGCAATGTTGATTTGTTGAGTTTTGGCGAGGGTATCTAATTTTGTCAAGGTGGCTTCGGCAGTTTTGCGATCGCTGGTGTCAAATACTAAAGCACCTCCAAAACCAACACTTGCTAATACCCCTTGATTTGATGGTATGGCACCTAAGGCGAATTCCCCGTTCATCCAGCCAAAAACATCCTTATCCAAGTCGATATTGACAAATTTCAGTTGTCCGCGCACTTGTTCCAGAGCTTGTTTTAATTCTGGAGTATTTTTGGACTGTTCTACTACTGTTTCCCAGCCACGACTGATGCCATTTCCGCTAACCAAAGCAAAGGTATCAGTGGGAAATTGCCCGACTATATTCCCAGGAGTTGATTGATACTGATATTTGATCAGTTGGGGATCTAAATTGGCGATCGCTTTGACTCGCACTCCTGCATCATCAACACCAACTCCCGCCACTACAGATTTCACCTGCTTTAGTTGTGCCAAGGTTTGTGGGGGTAACTGGGTTGCCTGAGGACTTGCAGCAGCTAATTGCTGTACCATACCTGCATAGTCTGGTACATAAATTTGGGCAAGGGTGTTTTTAACATCTACTCCTTTGAGAATGGTGCTTGCACCTTCTTTGCTGGCAAAGGAGGACTGTCCTTTAAACGTGTCAATTGCTTTTTCTACAGCTTGTTTTTCGGGGGCTAATACTAAGTGACTATTATCTAAAACAACGCTATAAGTGGGTTTGCCATTTTCTGTAGTTTCAATAATTTTTTGACCTTGGTAGTCGGATTCCTGGAATTTAACGCCTTTTTGTGACTTCAATTTATTGGCAAAATTTAACGCACTGATTTTGTCCTTGATTCCTACTACTACCAAAATATTTGGTTCTGGCTGTACATTTTTCGGTGCAGTAGGTGCGCCAGGGGGCAGATTTAATTGTACGGGTTTCACGGGATTTGGTGGTAGCAGAGCAATCATGACACCACCAGCCCAAGGCTTGATGTCTTTTTCATAAGAAATGTTATTGTCACTAAACATTTCCTTATTCAAATCTTCCAGACCTTTGGCCACTAACTTTTGTGCTTCTGGAGTGCCAAACTGTTGTAACTTTGCCCAAGCTTGCGGGTCAGTAGTAATATAAGTAGCCATCATCGCTGTTGAAGGTACTACTTTGGCACTGCCCAGAGCATCCGAGCTACCCCCTGATGGCCCGCCTTTTAAATACGTATAAGCCGCGATACTTCCTGCTATAACGACAGCAGCGCCAACAGCAGGAATGAGAAACTTTGATTTACTTTCAGGCATTATTGTTATCCTCTTTTGCTGAGATTGTTACCGAGATTTATACAAGTGTCATTGTAGAGTTTTCGGATTTATTGATAATTTTCCCTAATCCATTGTTACTGGAGTTTAGACTAACGCATGACAAAAGGACTCAGGAGCAGGCTTGTTGACAAGCTATACACCTGAAAATGTAAAAACTGAAAGGTCAAGCTGACTTTGTTGGTTGTTTATTGCATTTATAAGTAGCTTTTTTTAAATTTATCTACTTAATTATACGTAATAGTAGTTTGTCGTTAGTACACCCAGAGGACTTTCTAGGGGGTTTGCGTGTAACAGCAGGTGTGAAAAAAATTTAATGCATTTACAAATATTTACATAGTTGCCAGGTGATTAATGGTAGTTAGTCCTATATTTTCCTATGAATAAATAAAAATAATTGTAGCTACTACGCATAAATTTTTCAAAGTCTTTAATAATAAGGGTTTTTGATTTTTAGCTGACGAAAATGACACAAACAAGAAAGCTAGAAGCGCAGTTTGTTAAGATAATTTATCTGTTAAGGCAGGGAGAGATAAAGCTTAACTCAAGCGTATTGTTTTATTATTTATTGAGAGAAGCTTAACTCTCTTAACTGTCATTGCATTTTTATTAAAGTTATGAAAAAATATAAAAGACAATTTCGGTTGAAAGAAGACAAATATTATGATTTTTCGAGACCGGGAAGGAAATTTTTACAGTATTTCACAAGAAGTTCTGAGCAAACACATAATCAACGAAGAACTTCCAGAGAATATAGAATTAGCAGGTAGCGAAGCTGATTGGACAAGTTCTCTAAAAACAGCAGCATCTTATAACTACACTGCGGCAGAAGCAGCATCTTATAACTACACTGCACCTGAAGCAGCATCTTATAACTACACTGCGGCAGAAGCAGCATCTTATAACTACACTGCACCTGAAGCAGCATCTTATAACTACACTGCGGTAGAATCGGCATCTTATAATTACACTGCACCCGAAGCAGCATCTTATAACTACACTGCGGCAGAATCGGCATCTTATAACTACACTGCACCCGAAGCAGCATCTTATAACTACACTGCGGCAGAATCGGCATCTTATAACTACACTGCACCCGAAGCAGCATCTTATAACTACACTGCGCCAGCAATAGTAGGTTAAACCTACACAGTTCTGGTATCGTAAGTCAGAATAGCCTGCTATTGGAAAGTTGTGACCCACAACTAACTCATTTTGGTTGGCCAATTAGTGGTTCTCGTTGACGTGTGGTTTGAATAGCCATCTCAACGAGAACCTGATAATTATTAGCTAATCTTATAGCTATTTCTGGTCTGGTGAGGATTGAATAGGTTGTTAAACCAGGCAGAGTTAATAATTAAATCGAGAAGAAAAATTAAAAAAATGTAACGCTGGTGTTGCAAGCTAAGTGCGGAACAGCATAATTCATTAAACCTGAAGAAATTACAGTTTTTAGTTAGTATTTTAGTGATAAAAATTCTAAATTCAGTAATGAATTGCTCCCAATAAAACAGGATTTTATTTCATGTTTAATTATGGTTACCTACTTATCAATATAATGATAATAATGCGGTTAAAATCAACAATTTACATAACTATAGGAATCCGATTTGATTTCTGAATCACTCGTAGAGGTAAGGGACTGGGGATTGGGGACTGGGGACTGGGAAGAAGGAATAAAAGTGTACTGAGTTTTGTTCAAAAATCAAATATGAGTCCTATAGTAACTGAAGTTGAATATATGTGCTTAGATAACAGACAACACATCTTAGAGGAGGCAGACAATCTAGAAAAAAAGATTACTGTGATGAAAACGGCGTTTGAGTTGATTCCGCCAGGAGCAATAAAAGATAAAAAGGACTACGTAACGTTTTACTTAAATTTGAGCCGGACTAATGAAGACGTAGTGTCTTACCTAGTAGATGGGAGAACAGCTTTCCTGATCAATCAACCAGAACACGCTGAGTATGTGCTGGTCAAAAATCAAAGTAACTACAAAAATCCATATCATCAATATGCCGAGTTGACAGGACAATATACTCCAACAGGTGCATTTTTGCTGAATTTAGATAGAAGCTCTGGCAATCAAGTGGAAATATTTGAAAGCATAGTCAGTGAACTAGCTAAAGCGGCTACAGTAACAGTTTGGCAATGGCAGAAATGCTCAAAAGTAGCACCTATTCAGATTGATACTGAAACGAAAAAAATGATGTTTGCCGTCTATGTCAAAATTCTGTTTAATGTAGACGCTAACCATTGGAGTGAAGCATTTGTAAGTGCAACTAATTTTATAGAAGAGTACTGCGCCAATCAATCACACTTATCGCAGAATCTTTCAGCGACAGAACTAGTGCCGATAAAACAAAGCTATCAAGAAGCTATTGAAGTGCAGAATGCAATAGCGGGAAGGATTGCCCGGTGTGCTGGATTAGTAGCGCCTGATAGCGAGGTATCGAAGCAGTTAAAAACAACTATCGTCCGAACATTGTTGAATAGTTACAATGGCATGGCAACAGCACTGTGTTGGATAATTTATCAATTAGTACAGTGCCAAGAAGTGTTAGAGCGAGTATTTAGTGAGGTTGATCGGGTTATTGGCGATCGCCAACCCACAGCTAAAGATATTCCTAAACTATCCTATATGCGGCTGGTGGTAATGGAAGTATTGCGTTTATACCCACCCGCATGGATGTTGGGCAGGCAGG
It encodes the following:
- a CDS encoding PrsW family intramembrane metalloprotease; this encodes MVDLSLVLWAAIPPLLLLGYYYYRMPFAPPVFRLLMFFIIGAISGILALSLEWIFESVVNSVLDWQQIKQSLPAIALRQLVEIGPIEEGCKLAAVVIPTYYLQRSYRLLHSSVFLFTIAVALGFTAEENWIYLFHGTASILDRSIGTPVHAMFSAPWGYALGIYISSKNRLNRDRKFIFRAWLNSVICHALVNVLSSAWRYSLPLRFLSYGLFPFLLWMFWRLEQLLRKVQGKPVITLIWERTPQRRYWQRSLVLFALLLGGNAIFGLFLLGRKISPLSPLKLFDTYILWFIVTRFLLNLFFGVLAWGIYQYLRHSARRRYF
- a CDS encoding DUF3352 domain-containing protein; this translates as MPESKSKFLIPAVGAAVVIAGSIAAYTYLKGGPSGGSSDALGSAKVVPSTAMMATYITTDPQAWAKLQQFGTPEAQKLVAKGLEDLNKEMFSDNNISYEKDIKPWAGGVMIALLPPNPVKPVQLNLPPGAPTAPKNVQPEPNILVVVGIKDKISALNFANKLKSQKGVKFQESDYQGQKIIETTENGKPTYSVVLDNSHLVLAPEKQAVEKAIDTFKGQSSFASKEGASTILKGVDVKNTLAQIYVPDYAGMVQQLAAASPQATQLPPQTLAQLKQVKSVVAGVGVDDAGVRVKAIANLDPQLIKYQYQSTPGNIVGQFPTDTFALVSGNGISRGWETVVEQSKNTPELKQALEQVRGQLKFVNIDLDKDVFGWMNGEFALGAIPSNQGVLASVGFGGALVFDTSDRKTAEATLTKLDTLAKTQQINIANRNIGGKDVTEWQIPQQGALLAHGWLDQDTVFVAVGGPVAEAIANRKSESLDKSEAFKAVTGSLQKPNSGYFYLDMDKTKTLPVINSFISAEANTILSSIRGFGITATSPDKSTSELEMLLALKPAAK
- the mscL gene encoding large conductance mechanosensitive channel protein MscL, encoding MARARRRASGFFGDFQEFALKGSVVDLAIAVIIGTAFTRVITSLVENVIMPLINPLISVTGKDWRTITISPGIAIGQFLGAILDFLIIALILFVAIRALQKLKRQEDVAIESPLSDPKLAAQERLTGALDRLNQTLEARNNQVL
- a CDS encoding class I SAM-dependent methyltransferase; the encoded protein is MTAAVNTNLGFASRLVNAILAIQPLANLAKHQARQMMIKRAERIGVPWTQEVETLKARDWKTDLAKVENPQLSYPEYYLRPFHAYEGGNLTWKAACELEVAARTVHAGIWQDAGAQGDAKLRQSYHDVLKAQLPNQPQNILDLACGVGLSTFAMQEIYPHAKITGLDLSPYFLAVAHYRAEQRQAKINWLHAQAESTGLPDASFDLVSIFLMCHELPQSATRQIFAEARRVLRPGGYLAIMDMNPKSEVYKKMPAYILTLLKSTEPYLDEYFGLDIQQAIIEAGFQPPTIANNTHRHRTIIAQVSG
- a CDS encoding cytochrome P450, which produces MSPIVTEVEYMCLDNRQHILEEADNLEKKITVMKTAFELIPPGAIKDKKDYVTFYLNLSRTNEDVVSYLVDGRTAFLINQPEHAEYVLVKNQSNYKNPYHQYAELTGQYTPTGAFLLNLDRSSGNQVEIFESIVSELAKAATVTVWQWQKCSKVAPIQIDTETKKMMFAVYVKILFNVDANHWSEAFVSATNFIEEYCANQSHLSQNLSATELVPIKQSYQEAIEVQNAIAGRIARCAGLVAPDSEVSKQLKTTIVRTLLNSYNGMATALCWIIYQLVQCQEVLERVFSEVDRVIGDRQPTAKDIPKLSYMRLVVMEVLRLYPPAWMLGRQAINPDRIGDTLIPPGAIISISPYTMHRKAQLWERPKDFIPERFAPENSQVRPNFAYFPFGGGTRKCPAGQLVFSQIQIILAAMLRLCSFESASNEVLKPRGLVSLRPHPGVLMRITANKQGVVSGE
- a CDS encoding 6-carboxytetrahydropterin synthase; protein product: MKCIINRRAQFSASHRYWLSELSEAENIEKFGARSKFPGQGHNYVLLISLGGEVDEYGMVLNLSDVKHVIKREVTNQLDFSYLNDVWADFQETLPTTENIARIIWQRLAPHLPLVGVQLFEHSQLWADYRGEGMEAYLTISTHFSAAHRLAPNISPEKYGKCTRTHGHNYHLEITVKGKIDPRTGMIVDVDALKRVVEDYAVEPLDHSCLNKDIPYFAEIVPTTENISLYINSLLASPIQKLGVELDKVRLFESHELWADYAKNGTETYFTVSTYFSAAHRLADPNLSQEKNTEIYGKCARPNGHGHNYYLEVTVKGEIDPTTGMIVDLGALNQIIKDYVVERFDHTFINEDVPYFAEVVPTSENIALYISNLLRSPIQELGSELYKVKLFESPNNSCEIYCTESDSNSVSAAVNQQVLAGV